TACGCCATTGCGTCATGATGATTGCAAAACAGCCGCAATCATCCCGCCTCCATGGCTCCACGGGGATGACGGAGAAAGAAGGCCGTTTCATTTTACGGGTCGTGGATGCGCCTTCGCTAATAACCGGGTCAAATTCCACGACCTATAGACTTTCTTGCGCCTTTTAAGACCGTCATCCCCGCAAGGGAAATCCGCTTTGTGGATCGCCCGCAAGCGGGGACCCAGCGTCTCATCAAATGCGGTTATATAAATCAAGCCAGTACGGATTTTGTTTCTCGATTAGCTCAATTTTCCATGCTCGATTCCATTTTTTCAATTGTTTTTCTCTTTTAATAGCCCCATGCATGCTTCCGTGTACTTCATAATAAACCAAAGTTTTCGCGCTATACTGTTTTGTGAATCCCGGCGCCAGCCCTTGTTTATGCTCCCATACGCGCTTTTTCAAATCGGAAGTAACGCCAATATACAATGTGCCATTTCTTTGGCTTGCCATTATGTAAACAAAAATGGCGTCTTTCAAGTATCTCTCCTAAATGCGGCCATTGGTGCGCTGGCCTGTTGCCGCTATTGGAGCGAGGTTGAAGACCGATCTGATAAAGCAACACGGGCAAGCAGAGACCTTACAAAGACACTGGGTCCCTGTTTACGCCATTGCGTCATGATGATTGCAAAACAGCCGCAATCATCCCGCCTCCATGGCTCCACGGGGATGACGGGGAGTGAAGGCCGTTTCATTTTACGGGTCGTGGATGCGCCTTCGCTAATAGCCGGGTCAAATTCCACGACCTATAGACTTTCTTGCGCCTTTTAAGACCGTCATCCCCGCAAGGGAGATCCGCTTTTCAGGATCGCCCGCAAGCGGGGACCCAGCGTCTCATCAATCGATTTCGGGAGGACGCGATACTTGCCCCCGCATCACGCCAGGCCGTTTTCGGACTCCAGGCTCCAGCGCCCCCTGAGCGTGGGGAATTCCAGGGTCTGGTGCAGCATGTCCAAAAACACGGAGCGGGGCCTTTCCTCGGCGCCCAGGCTCATGAGGTGGGGCGTTTTCATCTGGCAGTCAATAAACTCAAACTCATGAGCTGTAAGAAATTCCACCAGCACGGCGAAAGCCGCCTTGGACGCGTTGGATCTTTTAAAAAACATGGATTCCCCAAAGAATCCCCGCCCCAGGCTCACTCCGTACAAGCCGCCGGCCAGTTCGCCGTCCTGCCAGGCTTCCACGCTATGGGCGAAGCCGGCCTGGTGCAGGCGGCAATAGGCCTTTTCCATCTCGGGCACGATCCAGGTGCCTTCCCCATGGTCCTGGCGGACAGCGGCGCAGGCGGCCATGACGTCTTTAAATGCTGTATCAAGCGTAACGGCAAAGCGCTTTTGCCGCAAGGTTTTTTTCAGGCTGGATGACATGTGGAACCTGGAAGGAATGAGGATCAGCCGGGGGTTGGGGGACCACCACAGGATGGGCTCGCCCTCGGAATACCATGGGAAAATTCCCATGCAATAGGCGTTGAGAAGCCTTTCGGGGGAAAGATCCCCTCCCACGGCCAGGAGCCCGTCGGCTCTGGCCAGGGAGGGGTCCGGAAAGCATATGGCTTCGGAAAGTGCGTAAACAGGCATGGCTACCAGGTAAAGGTCAATTCGTCTTTTTTCAGGCCAATACGCACCTTTCCTCCGGCGGTCAGGGCGCCGAAAAGGATTTCGTCAGCCAGGAGATCCTTGATCCTTTTCTGGATCAAACGGCCAAGGGGCCGGGCGCCGAATTTGGGGTCGTAGCCTTTTTGAGCCAGCCAGGTGCGGGCCTTGGGAGTCAGGTTCAATTCCACGCCCTTGGGCATAAGCTGGGCTTTAAGCTCGTTCATGAACTTGTCCACAATGAGCTCCATGATGGCAACATCCAGGTTGTGGAAGGTCACAATGGAATCCAGGCGGTTTCTGAACTCCGGGGAAAAGGCTTTTTCCAAAGCCTGCTTGCCCTTGGCGCCGGAATCCACGTTTTGCTTGCCGAACCCGATGGCGGCGGAGCTCATTTCCCGGGCGCCCGCGTTGGAGGTCATGATCAAAATGGCGTTGCGGAAGTCTGCTTTTTTACCGTTGTTATCCGTCAGGGTGGCGTGATCCATGACCTGCAAAAGCACGTTGAAAATGTCTTCGTGGGCCTTTTCGATTTCGTCCAGCAGCAGCACGCAATGGGGCGTGCGGCGCACGGCGTCGGTAAGCAAGCCGCCCTGGTCGAACCCCACGTAGCCGGGAGGCGCGCCGATCAAACGGGACACGGCGTGCTTTTCCATGTACTCGCTCATGTCAAAGCGCAAAAAGGCGATGCCCAGGGTCTGGGCCAATTGCTTGGCCACCTCGGTCTTGCCCACGCCGGTGGGGCCGGTGAACAAAAAGGAGCCCACAGGGCGCTCCTGGGAAGCCAGCCCGGCCCGGGAGCGTTTGATGGCCGTGGCCACGGTCTGCACCGCCTCGTCCTGGCCGAAAACCATTTTTTTCAGGTCGGACTCCAGGGCGCCCAGGCGATCCAGGTCGGACGCGGACACGCTGCGGGGCGGAATTTTGGCCACCTTGGCCACGATCTTTTCAATATCTTTGGGCCGGACGTATTTTCTCTTGCGCGAAGTGCGCATGTTCAGGGAAGCCGCGGCTTCGTCCATGACGTCGATGGCCTTATCCGGCAAAAACCGGTCGTTGATGTGCCGGGCGGACAGCTCGGCGCAGGCCTGCAGGGCGCCTTCGGTGTACTGAATGCCGTGGTGCTCTTCGTAACGGGATTTGAGGCCCTTGAGAATCTTCACCGTTTCATTCACCGTGGGCTCCTCGATCTCCACCTTTTCAAAACGGCGGGACAAGGCCCGGTCCTTTTCAAAATGCCCCTTGTACTCGTCATAGGTGGCGGACCCGATGCAGCGGAGTTCGCCCGACGCCAGGGCCGGTTTGAGGATGTTGGAAGCGTCCATGGAGCTGCCCGTGGTGGAGCCCGCGCCTACCAGGGTGTGAATTTCGTCGATGAACAGGATGGCGTTGTCCTTGCGCTGGACCGCGTTGATCACCCCTTTGAGGCGTTCCTCGAACTGGCCGCGATATTTGGTTCCGGCTAAAAGCCCGGCCAGATCCAGGGCGTAAATCTCGGCGGTTTCCAGAAAGTCGGGAACCTTGCCCTCGGCGATGGCCAGGGCCAGGCCTTCGGCCATGGCGGTCTTTCCCACGCCGGGATCGCCCACGAATATGGGGTTGTTCTTGCGGCGGCGGCGGAGTATCTGCTCGGTGCGCAGCAGCTCGTCGGCCCGGCCTATGAGGGGGTCGATGCGCCCCTCCTTTGCCTTGGCGACCAGATCCGTTGTGTAGGCCTCCAGGGGGCTTTTTTCCTTTTCCTTGCGAGGACGGGAGGACGGGGCGATTTCCGGGGCCGGAGAATCGTCCTCAAGCACCGATATACCGTGGGAAATGTAATTTAAAACGTCCAGCCGGGTGATTCCCTCATTGACCAGAAAATACTGGGCGTGAGAATCCCTTTCCGCAAACATGGCGGCCAGGACGTCGCCCACTTCCACGGAGGTCTTGCCCGCGGACTCCACGTGGCCCATGGCCCGCTGCAGAAGGCGGCTGAAGCCCAGGGTCTGCTGAAGGACGTACTCGCCCTCTCCGGGAACGGCTTCCAGGTTGGTTGTGAAAAAGCGCTCCAACTCCTGGAGAATGCGCCCGACATTTCCGCCGCAATGCTCTATGATGTCGATGCCTTCAATATTGTGACACAGGGCGTACAACACATGCTCCGTGCACAAATATTCGTGGCGGCGCTGTTTGGCCTCGTTGACCGCGGCGCCAATGGCGATTTCCAAATCCTTACTGATCATATTCCGTCTCCCTGCTCTGTTTCCGGAAAAACCGGGAGCCCCTTACTCAGGCTCCATGCTGCACTTGAGGGGAAAACCGTCAGCTTGAGCCATGGAATGCACTGTCTCAATCTTAGTTTCTGCAACCTCCGCCGTGTACACCCCGGCCACTCCCACGCCCCGGTTGTGGACGTTCAGCATAATCCGAGTGGCCTCGGGCACGGACTTGTTAAATACTCTTTGCAAAACCCCTACCACAAACTCCATGGTGGTGTAATCGTCGTTATGGAGCAAGACCTTGAACATGCGAGGCCGCTCGGTTTTTTGGGTCGGCTCTGTCAGGACATCGCCGAGATCTTCATGTGGATCGGGACTCATTTTACGTCTTCCCTTTCTGTTTCGTAAAAATCTCCTCCATAATATTAAGAATGCTTGGGGCAAAAATCAAGGTTAAACCCGGGAATAGCAATCTTCGGATTCTAGGGGGATTTGTTTACTCTTGCCAAATTTTTTTCGGGGTGATAGATAATTTTTTTGCCGATTCGGCTTAGGGGCCTGAAAAAACTTGCCTTGGGCAAGGCAATCCTGATAGGAACAGGTCCGAAATCGGTCTGCTCAAGGCAAATTTGGGGAGAACCGAAGGTTCGGCGCCGCGGGACGATGTATAAGCGGCGATTCGTGTGCGACGGCGCCGGATGTCAAAGTATCGTTAAACAATCAATCCAAGCGCCCGTAGCTCAGCTGGATAGAGCAACGGACTTCTAATCCGTAGGCCGCAGGTTCGAATCCTGCCGGGCGTACCATTATTTAAGGGGTTGTCCTTTTTATGAAAAGGATGGCCTCTTTTTTTTGCCATTTTGACAAGGTTTTACTCAGCCCCATCCCTTATAGACGATTAAGCGGCATCTCTGTATATCATTCTTAAAAGCCGTCGTGGGCCGTTAAGATTGTACCTTCAGCAAGGTCTGTTTAGATCTTGTGGCTGCGTAAAAAATAATATCACCCAAAAACAGCTTCTTTTCTCTTGAGTCCTGTTTAACATTCCATTATTATAGATATTTATTGATAGTTCAATCAGTATTCCCTTAATACCCATCCAAAAACGCCAGCATATTTATAAGATGGAGCAAATTAAATGAATAGAAAATTTACAAACTCCGCTGTTCATATATTTGTACTTGTCGCGGCATTAAGCCTTTTAGCAGGATGTGCAACAACTCCTAAAAGGACAGATGCGCGCATGCCTATAGTAATTGACCCGGAAGGTTCCGCAACCGTTACCTTCCAACGTTTAATTGTTCGTTTTCCATCCGGAGCAACTATTGGGACTCATCATGACGGATTGTTAAGAGTGCCTCAGTACAGGCACTATTGGACGTCCGACTTAGCTGTCGCCTCTAGCGAATTTAAAGTAATAGCCTCCGAACTGATGGCTTCATACGGATATTCCGTGCTCGGCGGGGATAACCTTCTTTTTGGAAAGGATAACTCAGGCAAAGCGGAATACCAATTGGGAGGGACTATCAAAGATATTCAATACGACACATATGCTCCTCTGGCGGGAAACTTTTCTGAGGCGCAACTTACGATAGAATGGCAACTTTATAATACCTATAAGGAAAGCGTTGTGTACAAAACCACCACCGACGGTTCCGGTAAACAGCAGTATACAGTTGGCTCTGAATGCGTAAAGGCAGCCTTTAGAGGAGCGCTTGAAAACCTGCTTGCGGACCCGAGCTTCGTTGCAATTTTGAAGCAAAGCCCTCATGAAGAATGGGATGAAACCCCCAACGATTTTTCTCCAGTCATTATAAACTGTGACAGGAAAAAAGCAATTAAACTTCCGGAAGATTTGGACCTTGCCATGCAATCCGTAATTACTATTAAGGCAGGCGAAACCGTTGGCGCCGGAGTTTTGATTTCGGAAGATGGTTTGGCGCTCACCGCAGGGCATGTGGTATCTGAATTGGAGCGAGTCTCAGTCTCTTTGAAGTCCGGCATCACACTTATGGCCAATGTCGTCCGTTTCGATGAGCAACAGGACATTGCTTTAATTAGTCTTCCCGGACAAGGGTATAAATACGCATCGATGCACTTGGGTCCTCATTCCAATATTGGGACGGATGTTTTT
Above is a genomic segment from Desulfatibacillum aliphaticivorans DSM 15576 containing:
- a CDS encoding GIY-YIG nuclease family protein — translated: MKDAIFVYIMASQRNGTLYIGVTSDLKKRVWEHKQGLAPGFTKQYSAKTLVYYEVHGSMHGAIKREKQLKKWNRAWKIELIEKQNPYWLDLYNRI
- the aat gene encoding leucyl/phenylalanyl-tRNA--protein transferase gives rise to the protein MPVYALSEAICFPDPSLARADGLLAVGGDLSPERLLNAYCMGIFPWYSEGEPILWWSPNPRLILIPSRFHMSSSLKKTLRQKRFAVTLDTAFKDVMAACAAVRQDHGEGTWIVPEMEKAYCRLHQAGFAHSVEAWQDGELAGGLYGVSLGRGFFGESMFFKRSNASKAAFAVLVEFLTAHEFEFIDCQMKTPHLMSLGAEERPRSVFLDMLHQTLEFPTLRGRWSLESENGLA
- the clpA gene encoding ATP-dependent Clp protease ATP-binding subunit ClpA, whose amino-acid sequence is MISKDLEIAIGAAVNEAKQRRHEYLCTEHVLYALCHNIEGIDIIEHCGGNVGRILQELERFFTTNLEAVPGEGEYVLQQTLGFSRLLQRAMGHVESAGKTSVEVGDVLAAMFAERDSHAQYFLVNEGITRLDVLNYISHGISVLEDDSPAPEIAPSSRPRKEKEKSPLEAYTTDLVAKAKEGRIDPLIGRADELLRTEQILRRRRKNNPIFVGDPGVGKTAMAEGLALAIAEGKVPDFLETAEIYALDLAGLLAGTKYRGQFEERLKGVINAVQRKDNAILFIDEIHTLVGAGSTTGSSMDASNILKPALASGELRCIGSATYDEYKGHFEKDRALSRRFEKVEIEEPTVNETVKILKGLKSRYEEHHGIQYTEGALQACAELSARHINDRFLPDKAIDVMDEAAASLNMRTSRKRKYVRPKDIEKIVAKVAKIPPRSVSASDLDRLGALESDLKKMVFGQDEAVQTVATAIKRSRAGLASQERPVGSFLFTGPTGVGKTEVAKQLAQTLGIAFLRFDMSEYMEKHAVSRLIGAPPGYVGFDQGGLLTDAVRRTPHCVLLLDEIEKAHEDIFNVLLQVMDHATLTDNNGKKADFRNAILIMTSNAGAREMSSAAIGFGKQNVDSGAKGKQALEKAFSPEFRNRLDSIVTFHNLDVAIMELIVDKFMNELKAQLMPKGVELNLTPKARTWLAQKGYDPKFGARPLGRLIQKRIKDLLADEILFGALTAGGKVRIGLKKDELTFTW
- the clpS gene encoding ATP-dependent Clp protease adapter ClpS; protein product: MSPDPHEDLGDVLTEPTQKTERPRMFKVLLHNDDYTTMEFVVGVLQRVFNKSVPEATRIMLNVHNRGVGVAGVYTAEVAETKIETVHSMAQADGFPLKCSMEPE
- a CDS encoding S1C family serine protease, translating into MNRKFTNSAVHIFVLVAALSLLAGCATTPKRTDARMPIVIDPEGSATVTFQRLIVRFPSGATIGTHHDGLLRVPQYRHYWTSDLAVASSEFKVIASELMASYGYSVLGGDNLLFGKDNSGKAEYQLGGTIKDIQYDTYAPLAGNFSEAQLTIEWQLYNTYKESVVYKTTTDGSGKQQYTVGSECVKAAFRGALENLLADPSFVAILKQSPHEEWDETPNDFSPVIINCDRKKAIKLPEDLDLAMQSVITIKAGETVGAGVLISEDGLALTAGHVVSELERVSVSLKSGITLMANVVRFDEQQDIALISLPGQGYKYASMHLGPHSNIGTDVFALGAPTGEKLSYTVTKGIISGYREWAGKKYIQTDVALNAGNSGGPLFSPDGEVLGIVSWKIAGIGIEGLAFGVPVEAISERLNIKWQ